One Thamnophis elegans isolate rThaEle1 chromosome 2, rThaEle1.pri, whole genome shotgun sequence genomic window, GAACATTGAAAATGAGAAGATTCTTTGAAATTATTTAATAAAGCAGTTCAGGGTTGTTGCTTTTTAATGATATGAAGAATTCTTAGAATATTCTTCTGGAAGGACTACACAATCCAATAGTTTCAGTTAAAACCAAGCCTGAAGTCTAGAGTAGAATACTGTAAATCTTGTTAGCAATTCTGCTGTTAGGGCTGAGTCTCTGCAGCATGTTTGATTGTTCACCTGCCGGGCAGATCCCAGACAAGggcaaatattttttcaaatgCAATGAGCAAAACATCTTTTAAGAATTATAGGTctagaatggaccttggaggccttctagtccaatctcctgcccaAGTCCTTattccatcctggacaaatgattgtccaatcttttcttgaaaatttctctgggaggcaagctgctccattgattgattgtcctgtcaggaaattcctccttattcgtAGTCTACATGTAAATCCGATCCACTCATTGAATGTATGAATCTCAAAATACACACAATTGTTTATTGTGTTAAATATAATCAGTGTTAGGTTGCCTCGCAGTAAATCTGTATCTTTTTAATGAAGCCATCAAATGTTTTGATATGTTGGACTGTGTTAAGTTCAAAACTCATATCCTAAAGCTAGTCAGAAATTATATCACCATTATATGCTTTATAAAAAAGGATTGGGACATACATTTACTATGAAGGTTTTCTATAATGGAAAAGCCTCCCATTTCCCCTATGTGGAAAGAGGACTCACTTCCAGTGTTATGTAAGTGCAGAGAACTCCCtaggtgaaaagaaaaaaagaacaaagccaAACTGATATGTCCTTTGTCACTGCATTGTAgttatgtcagtgttccaaatatcatgcagaattaaatcagagtccaaggcaaagctatccttaaagttccaatttaataagacagacatgttggcaaatCTGTGGGaatcccgaatctgaaagcttccagggattcccacccagttgaaagttcatgatcttgtccccacgaccataaatccatcacatggtccaatgttcttctgccacactggcatttccacccatctggttccagtcagatgcagaggtgcagagacaaaagatgaccttgggcttctttTTTCAGCAGTTGCTCCAAAGGCTTTCTGCATTTTTTGCTCACTTCCAATTTCAGTGCAAGTGTTCTCTTCCCATGTATTCATGACAACCCGAGGGAGCCCCTTTAAGTAGTCTTTTGGGAAGATGCGCTATCTTAGCAAACTTGAGAGGGAATGTTTTGTTCAAGTTTACAGAACACCCCTTGGAATTCCTTAATTTCATGCCAGTATGTGTCCTCTTGAAGAATCAGGACCTGGCTCTCATTATGGAAGTGAGCTACTAGTTTCATTACTCTTGCCCATACTTTCTAGGATTGGTAGATTTGCACACTCAAGTGCACTCATTGGGGTGGGCATCATACGGCACCAGAGCAAACAGCCAATGTTCTGGTTCTGGCCTTTTCCTTGGAGAAACCGCCTGCATGGGAGGAACTGGAGGTGTTCTTGGGCATTTGAAGGGACTCTACAAGCCTGATTCCAGGCCAGTGAGGGTTGCTTGGTTCAATTAGGTTCCATCGCATGATTGTAGCCAGGATCGGATTGCAGCTATAGAAAATgatgggaaaaggaaggaaatccCATACCAAATTATCTATGAATCCCCTCCAGCCACCAGTAGACTCCTTCAAGTTACGCCCGATTCCTTTGTAGTCAGTCACAATTTTCTTGTTTAATAGACAAAATTTGCTACTGCTGCCTTCTGCATTTTTTTCAACTTCATATTCCAGCTCACGTATCATCCTGGTATTTAACTAGTACCAATCCTAATTTTATGATTACCCAAGGTTAACTAGATTTCATctacttgttgtggcccgccagcagggCTGCCagcagtcggacagtgaggaggttggggaggaacatgggccaatcctggaggctggggaaggctctgatgaggactctgtgtcacaggcagagatggggccaaggctgtctggtagttctcagctgcctttggagttagacagcagtgaggcagaggaacagctagagcctgttcccagtgtgcacatgtgcagagttgccagaaaaaaagaacaactaagaaatcagggtcaacttgggaataaagccacaggtggacagtgaatggcccctcccataggaagtaaaaaaaggagcaaaaggggaatagccttttgcagaaaacaattcattttttcactcatttcaggagtgtgaagatctgtccgtgaatctcaagactctgtgccaagtctttccttgcacagcactgtttggaaaatatttacacagcagctttccaagctagataagatcGGTGGctataaattcacctttgaaagactgtttaccaggcttttgctgaatgtgaatgagaggaattcacatttgtttaataaaaaaagggATGTTGTGAGGACCAACTGAAGGGATAACAACAGTGGTGAATAAAGGTGTGTATAGAATCTCAACACTTTCATAAAATGGCAAAATGATTATCTTGAAATAAGAGTCacttttttgtatgtgtgtgagaaACCAAACACATATAAAAAGTGGGCAGATCTTTTGTGTTGCAGATTTAGTTTTACCATTCACGCCTTTCAGGACAACTGCAATAGTAAATACAAAAGCCTTATTCAAGCAGATGTTAATAcaatgattatgtgccatcaagtcagtattAACTTTTGGGGAAGACATAAATTTCCTCCTTGATGATCTGTCCCTACTgatccttcagatcttccaaaaTACAGTAAGGATTAGCCAAAAAAACCACCTCTgcagggaaaaagaaaataaatgttggCTGTTAAGTTCCCTATTAAAAGCACGTCACTTCCAACACACAAatccttgtttgtttttaattgaatGATTTGTACATAGTTTATGCCTTGTGGGTCAACAACTGCATGCTCTCATCTGGTCCCAATAGTGACCTGCCAGACACGGACCAGGTTATCTGTGTAGCCAGCAAATAGAGtctgaaaggagagagaaagagaaaaaaacacaatgTTAACACAGGATAAGGAAGAAGGCTAAAGGATGAAATGAACGGCTGATTTAGCATTCCTGTGGTACACAGCAACATTCAATCCCTTTTCACACATCCTAAATGCAGATGTTGCATATCAACTGCTTGCACTAAACCCAGCAAAATGAGTCAGAGAATACACTACGACACATTATTTAAGCCTGACAGAAGTGACCTGCTTCAGTTTGAAGgaaatatttttgggggggggggggggaataaaagtgCAATTCTTCCTCTTAAAAGGAGCTGAAAgtgagaaaacaaacaaacacaacctGTAATCTGCATCCTGTGTGCTAAACTCTCCTGTGGGGTTGGCAACCTACAATAAATATCCTGGCTGTTTCTTGAGATCTAGCTCCACCACTCAGCTCTTAAAACACACCCAAAACTAAGGGAAGAAACACTAAAACTGCCCATTGTCTACCTCAGGGGTGGGGACTGATGGCCCTTttataacttgtggacttcaactctcagaattcctgagccagcaatgCTTGTGGacttgctggctcaggaattctgggagttgaagtccacaaatcataaaggaGCCATCTATCCCCACCGTCTACATCAACATCTGCAAGCTCTTAGTGCTCCGAGTTACTCCCAACATTCGCAACTCCCCCAGTTAAGACAAGGCATTCTAACTAAAGCACTTTGAATGGCTGCTAGCTCAAATGTTCTCTCATCTTCCTGGGTTTTGCATACAATGTAAGCATGCTCATGATTTCAATCCTTGCTTAATAACTTAGTGATTTTATTTACTTAATGTAGTATACAAAAACGAATCATAGAAAACATATCAATGATTTAGGAATGCAGAGACCAAGCATATGGGTTTTTTTACCCCCAACATACAACGTCCCTTAAATGATTCCCTTTCAAAAAGAACCCATGCTGCAAAATCCTTACAAGTTCCCAACTCAAAAGTCCAACTGTTGGTCAAGCCTCACCTAGTGGAGAAGGCAATTACATGATTCTCCCAGAGGTCGCTGGGAATCTTATCTCTTACCTGCCCATCAGCGGACCAGGCCAATGAGGTGCACTGAGGGGGTTCTGCCTTGCTGCTGGTGGTGATCACTTCCTGTTTGAGCTCATCCACAATGATTTTACCTTCCAGATCCTGTGAGAAAATAAGAATGGAGATAGAGATCAGAGTGGTAACCTTGGGTTTCCTCAATTCCCAACTCTGAGAGCAATGGGCTCAGAAACAGCCTCTGGTTTTCCACATGGGAAGTAATGTCAGATGGCATTAGGTGTTTCATCACAGCAAAAATTTAACTCCTTGCCCGTAAGCTACTGAACAGACAACATAGTTACAACAATAGCTCAAAAGCATACAATGATAACTCAAGAGATGGTTTTCCCTATCAGCAAAACAAAAATTAATATCTATTCTGATATGCCCATGTCCTTGGATGATCCTTCCCATTCTTCTCTCATTGTTTACACCAGGGGTCTctacccttggcaactttaagagttggggacttcaactcccagaattcaaagcaaagctggctgaggaattctgggagttggaagtctacaagtcttaaaaggtGCCAAGATTGGGTTTACACTATGTGTCCAATCTCTATGCCCGGGACAAAATTTACACCACTCTTGGGACTGGTATAACAaacaaaatagcagtagacttagacttatataccgcttcatagggctttcagccctctctaagcggtttacagagagtcagcatattgcccccaacaatctgggtcctcattttacccacctcggaaggatggaaggctgagtcaaccctgagccggtgagatttgaaccgctgaactgctgatctagcagtagcctgcagtgctgcatttaaccactgcgccacctgatgTCTACAGACATCAGAGACAGACATAAATACCTCTCTGAATATGACACTAAGTGTTCCAGAAGGAAAAATCTTCTATTAATGTAGAATTAAAACTCCAAAGGGAGTGGATTTTTTTTGGGGCCTTCTGAGTCATATTTATTACTTGCACAAATTATTGGCTGTTTCAACATACCCATATCTTGATGCTGGGACCAGTGGCAGCACACAGCCAGTAGCGGTTTGGGCTGAAGCATAAGGCATTGATGATGTCCCCACCATCCAATGTGTAAAGGTGCTTGCCTTCATTCAAGTCCCACAGCATTGCCTGTCCATCCTAGAATGGAGAAAGAAGTCAATAGATAGAGCCCACTTCAACCAATGGTCGTTCTTCCTTCTTTATAAAGTTGCAAACTTTCTCTAAAATTTAACAATCACATCATCCATTCAAAGATTCAAAACGCAACTTCAGAAATAAAGCTGTTCTCCATACATCATATAATCCCCCGTCATAATACAACACCCCTTGAGAAATTCCCCCTGACGCTAAGAGGGAATTTGGGCAGCTCAGAAACAGAGTGTGGGTTATCTGCATGGGAGTCAGATGGCGCTCGTGTGTTTCATCACAGCTGAGCCAGATTTCCTGTAATCCTCAACCACCAAGAAAACAGCTAGGATGAAAAAGGTCACAGAGCCTTTGCAAGCCACTAATGTCCAGCCTTCCCCCTTAAGGGAGCGTACACCCCAAATATCCCTTTCTAGGAAAATCATCAAGGAAGAACCTAAGACACTGGTCTTAATCCCTCCCTATTCTTAGCTAGGAAGTGGTTCTCACTGCTCATTCTAAGAACATGATCATACTAAAATAATTATTCACAAAAACTAAAATGTGTGACAGACTGAGGTATATGAGTGAGGATTCCTTTCTTTGTTTAGGGAAGGGAAACGAATTGGCCCAAGTGAAGACCTAAATCTCTCTCTTTAGGAATTCAGCTTCTGAGCCAATAACAGCAGACATCTATTCCAAGGATGCAATTAAAAATACTGGGAGGAGTACTTTCTCCTTACGTTTCCTGAGTCAAACAGGGACAGGCCGTAAGTATTAACCAGATTCTTCCTCTCTGTAGAAAGTTATCTGTCTAACCAATTTTCATTAgaattctcatttttaaaaatcggAAGGAGAAAACAAGATGGTCTTTTAAATCACCAGACTGACTTACCTTGCCACCGGAAGCACACAATGACCCATCAGGAGAGACAGTCACTGTGTTCAGGTAGCCAGTGTGCCCAATGTGGTTAGTCTTCAGCTTGCAATTGGCCAAGTTCCAGACCTACAAGTCAGAGGAAACATAAGGAAGGTTTATTCCTAATTTCAGGGCATGAAGAAAAGCAGACACGCAgtatatttttaacttttattaattttaatcattCTGCATTgtcttttaatattttgtaaGCCAACCAGAGTTGCTGCAACAATGCAATGGGTAGCATATGCATTTTAGAAATTTAtgcatttaagaaataaaataatataaatgattGTCAGTAGGCAAAGTATTTTGGAGATGCCCTAGTTTTgtcttcatgcaaaaaaaaaaatcaaaaaaaaatccagcaccTTCCAAGATAACTTTTCAAGTGAAGAAAATTGCACCCCAAAAAGTTTCAAATCTATTTAAGATTAACAAAAAAGGAGAATCTGTAAACATTTACTCTTGGAGGATAATGGAACatgctattatttttaaatttttactttTTTCAACGGATCTGTTGTACCTCTTCAACAGATCTGATAGATTTAGAAGATCATTGTACTCCCCCACCTTTGTTTCCGGCCTCCCTCCTCTGAAATATAACAGATGAAGTGAAGAGATTCTACATTGTTTATAAATCTGCAAGGAGTCTCACTTTCACGATTtcatgggttgggggggggggatgccccaAATAAAAGGAACACTGGCTGAAGATCCCCAAGCATAAATTCCCCTCACCTTAACCAACTTGTCCCAGCCACAGGAAACAATGATGGGGTTGCTGCTGTTGGGGGAGAAGCGTACACAAGACACCCACTCAGAGTGGCTTTCGTCCtatgggagagagaaaaagagaaggatggAAAAGCAATCCTTTGGGGCTAGTTCACTAGCAACTTAACAAAGCTATCATTTTTAACTCCAcctgtttcattattttaaactGTACATCTTATCAAGTAATTAATTGTATTTCAACATTCTCTTCCCATTACATTTGCTCCTGCAATTCCTGCCTTCTGTGTGGTAGAAATTTATAATGAATACATTCCTCAAGTGGTAACACATCCTTATCTATGAAATTCTAGTAAACATAGCATTACACAAATATTAACTAAAAGATGACTAAAATTAACTGAAAGCATCACACTTCCTTCTCCAAAAACAACCCACTTAAATGCCAACGAAATTTCTCCCCCCTAGGATATATCCCAGAGAAGCCTTTGAGGAAATGTTATATGACTTCACTTGGTTGATTCTGCATTGAATAGACCTGTTTCTATTAACAGCTAATTTTTTTGATGCTTTACGGGTCAGATGTGGTCGTGAGCCAATAGTAAATGTATCTAGAGACCAACTTTAGTATCACCTAATTTAAAGACTCACATTAATTGAAGGTTAAGAGCATCCAATCCAAGAACTGGAAGAAGGGGCTTACTTGCACAGTGTACTTGCAGACACCTaaggtgttccagagtttgaTGGTTTTGTCCCTGGAACCTGAGACGATCTGGCGGTTGTCGGAAGAGAAGGCCACACTCAGTACGTCCTTGGTATGGCCCACAAAACGACGAGTGGTTGTGCCTCTAAAAGGAAGTCAATTTGATACTTTTATTTTCCTGCACTGGAATGTGCTAGAGGAGGAGCCCTTGATAGACAAAACTTTGTTCTTCACCATTTCACTGTTAAAGAGCAAACCCTAGTACTGTGCTAAGTGAAGGCCAAACTCATCCCTAGGGGTTTTAATTTATTATCAATACATTGTCACAGTATTACTTTTCAGGCTACTTAGCACTTGAATTATGCAACATatataaaacaaatcaaaattatttctcCTCTTGCTACAATGGCAACATATATCAGTGAAGCTGAGTGGAGTCTTTAGATATGTACTATCAGATTTAATCACTGGGAGTGCAGGAAGCAATCAGAAAATAGAAAACAAGAAGTTTATTTACAACTTGCACTCACGTAGTAAGATCCCAGAGGCGCAGGGTGCCATCCCAAGAGCCGGAGAGGGCAAACTGCCCATCTGAAGAGATGACCACATCACTCACAAAGTGAGAGTGGCCTCGTAGGGCTCGCTGGGGAATCCCATAGTTCGTTTCGTCTCTTGTTAACTTCCACATGATGATGGTCTTATCTGTAAGAGGACACAAAAGGTTACTTACATTAAATCTCGAACCAGGAAAATTACCCACAAAAGCAAAACAATGGATTCTCTGCCCACAACCTTCTGCATCCTCAGTCGTGAATGCCAACCTGTTCCCAAGCTTAATTCTCAGGGTGGCAACAAAGCCCATGGGGACTCCACAGTCCATGCTTCAAGTACAGCAGTTTTAGTGGATTAAGATCTCCCCTTGATCAGGAAAGGACTTTTTCCATGCATTGCTGGTAGAAGGCTAGTTAAAGCATCTTCAAGTAAAAATGGGTGACTTTAACCATTTAGGGATTTTCTAAATAGAAGCTATCTTGATCTCATTTTCAACATGAATTAATCAAGGACTTTCATATTCGAAAGTCTTTGTACATCCCTACTTATTCAATCAGCAAAACTTAACATCCAGGGCAGAAGAAACTCTCATTCCTTACATTGCAGTGAAAGTGTCCTCTTTTTCATCCTCCTTTTGTGCATTATAAAAACATAGAAAAACACCCTCAATAGCAGTTTTTTGGACTTCCATCTTTGCAGCTGTCTAAACTCTTGTTACTATATTTTTATTCAGCTCTTTGAAATATATAAGGTAAGGTGGCAAccttgtaccttatgatttttatgtattattttatttttctttatgtacattgagagcatatgcaccaaagacaaattccttgtgtgtccaatcacactcggccaataaagaattctattctattctaactaatTCTCCAGCAActtattttcttcacaacaaacCTATGGGGTGTGTTTAGCtgggagagtgactggcccaaagtcactgagCAAAGCTTGATGCTTAAGGGAGTTATGAATAATTATTTCTCAACTATGTCAACTTCAAAAATGTATGGATTGGTCAATTCCCATCATTCCCcagtctggagaattctgggagttgaactccacacatcttcaagccatcaaggctgagaaacactgctataaccTAGTGTCAAAGAGGTTACTTTGTTGGAGGAGAGGCATACTTATTGTAAATCCTCCAAGGATATAACTTCAGTTGCTCTCAAGCGAGAAATGAATTACCCTAAAATGGAGTTGCCTAATATGAAATACTCACTGGAGTTTTCCTGTAATCCAGGACAGGACAATAGACACAGTGATCTCAGTAAACACTTGTGATCCCAGTTGTTTGATAATTGCTGGAACTGGAAAATAAAGCTTTCTATAGCAAACCACTAAGAAAGTTACTAtataatggggaggggggggaggacacCTGGAACAGATTTGTCCATGAAAATCCTTGTTGTTTCAGTTCTGCACTTGATCACAAATTACTAGGGCTAAGCACATGCTCAGGAGGCTTACCATTTCACACCCGGATTTTGACCATACCCCTTGGAATTCCAACTTTAAAAAATGCGTTGTAAGCCCGAAAATCTTTCCTCCCTGCACTAATGCACAAGCCTTAGATTTCTAACAGCCACATCTTCCTGAATTGTGGGCCGCTGCTAGAGTTTAAACATGCTGCTTTTGAACGAAGAAAACCCTAACAAAAacttcccattttctttcttgaTCCTCTCCTGTCCCATCATAATTGCAGGACGTGTCTTCAGATCTCATTGAAAAGATCAGTAGACAATGTCAGATGTAATCATTGGGACGGACGTCTCTTCCCTAAGATTTGCAACCATCCCGCATTCTGAACTCAACAATCGCTCGGGTTGTTGTAATCCTCTTcctaccccccccctttttaagacACCATGGTTTCTCCTCTAAATTGCCTCTACCCAAACGCGAGCagtttcctcccccccaaaatcccGATTCAGCAGGTCGTGCAAGCCATGTTGCCCACGCAAAAAAAATCTATCTTTCACGGCTTCTTCCCCGTCATGGTTTCTCCCAGTCTATTTTTTGGGCCCTCTCTGCCCCCCTAGTGGACTGGCCCATCTTGCTCCACCTTACCGCGTGAGGCGGAGAGGATCATGTCTGGAAATTGTGGGGTGGTGGCGATCTGGGTCACCCAGCCGTTGTGGCCCTTTAGGGTACCACGCAGGGTCATCTGCTCCGTCATGGCGGCGGCTGAGAGACCTCGAGCTCCCGCGGCGGACGGAGGATGATGTCGGATTCAGCGGAGGCCCTTCGCCCGGACCTGCCAACTCGCCCAGGCCtacagagaaaaaggaagaagcagCTTCTTCCGGAAACGGAAGTGGTTTCTTTTCACGCGTTCCGTTGCCGGGACCGTACAATATGGCTGCCTCCAGAGATCGCCTGCATATTTAAGCTGGAAATTTTATAAAAACAGATACTTCGTTATTAGCAGAAAACTAGTACTTCACTATTAGTCAAAAATGTGTACGTCGGTATATTTGATTTATCAACCGGTAGCGGTTGACTTCCCATAAAGCCTGTAGAAGTTGTAGTCGGATAATTAGCGCGCTAGAATCTCACTTATCGCGATGTTTGCGGCAGAATTTCTCTGCCTGTGGCGAGATTTTGATCGCTTCTTAACTGCAACGtataaaatacagtaattgttaaCTGGCGGACAAAACTTCGGAAAAACTTCCTGC contains:
- the RACK1 gene encoding receptor of activated protein C kinase 1 isoform X2, which produces MWKLTRDETNYGIPQRALRGHSHFVSDVVISSDGQFALSGSWDGTLRLWDLTTGTTTRRFVGHTKDVLSVAFSSDNRQIVSGSRDKTIKLWNTLGVCKYTVQDESHSEWVSCVRFSPNSSNPIIVSCGWDKLVKVWNLANCKLKTNHIGHTGYLNTVTVSPDGSLCASGGKDGQAMLWDLNEGKHLYTLDGGDIINALCFSPNRYWLCAATGPSIKIWDLEGKIIVDELKQEVITTSSKAEPPQCTSLAWSADGQTLFAGYTDNLVRVWQVTIGTR
- the RACK1 gene encoding receptor of activated protein C kinase 1 isoform X1, whose protein sequence is MTEQMTLRGTLKGHNGWVTQIATTPQFPDMILSASRDKTIIMWKLTRDETNYGIPQRALRGHSHFVSDVVISSDGQFALSGSWDGTLRLWDLTTGTTTRRFVGHTKDVLSVAFSSDNRQIVSGSRDKTIKLWNTLGVCKYTVQDESHSEWVSCVRFSPNSSNPIIVSCGWDKLVKVWNLANCKLKTNHIGHTGYLNTVTVSPDGSLCASGGKDGQAMLWDLNEGKHLYTLDGGDIINALCFSPNRYWLCAATGPSIKIWDLEGKIIVDELKQEVITTSSKAEPPQCTSLAWSADGQTLFAGYTDNLVRVWQVTIGTR